In Nocardioides bizhenqiangii, the DNA window CGACGTCACCCAGCTCGTGCTCCAGGGCGTCGACACCAAGGAGGTGGCGGCGACGCTGCACCTGTCGACATACACGGTGCAGGACCACCTCAAGGCAGTCTTCGAGAAGGCCGGCGTCCGCTCCCGCAGGGAGCTGATCGCTCGGATCTACTTCGACCAGTACGTGCCGCGCATGGGAGCCGAGCTCGGCCCGTCCGGCTGGTTCGCCTGACCGGGCTCACCAGGGCAGGTTGTCCGGTACGTCGCCACTGGCGACCCGGGCCGACTGCGCCGCGACGGTGACGACGTCGCCGGCCTGGAGCTGCCGGCCCCGACGGGTCTCGACGTCGCCGTTGACACGCACCATGCCCGCAGCGAGCAGCGGCTTGGCCTCCGAGCCGGAGTCGATCAGGTTGGCCAGTTTGAGGAACTGGCCGAGCTTGATGACGTCGTCGGTGATGGGGACGTCGACCGGTTCGGGCATGCGAGCAGCCTAGTGCCGCGGCTGGACCGTTCAGTGCACGGTCAACGACGCGGCGTGGATGATCACGCCGACCAGGCCGCCGACGATCGTGCCGTTGATCCGGATGAACTGCAGGTCCCGGCCGACGTGCAGCTCGATCCGCCGCGAGGCCTCCTTGCCGTCCCACCGCTCGATGGTGTGGGTGATGACCGCGGTGACCTCGCTGCCGTAGCGATCGACCGCGAACACGGCCAGGTCGGCCCCGGCCTGGTCGAGCCGGTTGCGCAGCTCGGCGTCGTTGCCGAGCCGGGTGGCGAAGACGTCGACCTCGAGCAGCAGCCGCTGGTAGACGGCGCCGCTGGGGTCGTCGAGGGACTTGACCAGGGCTTCCCGCAGCGCCGTCCACAGGGCGATCGCGGTCCGGATCACCGCGGGATGGTCGAGCACCCGCTCCTTGAGCCGCTCCGCCCGCTCCTGCGTGGAGGGATCGGTCAGCAGGTCGGTCGCGAGCTGGTGCAGCATCGAGTCCAGTGCCCGGCGGGCCCGGTGCTCGGGCTGGCTGCGGATCTCGGAGAGCCACCGCACCATCTCGAGGTGCAGCCGGTTGATGACGTAGTTGTTGACGCTCTCGGGCGCCCACCACGGCGCCCGCTCACCGATCACCTCGTGCACGGTCTCCGGGTTGGCGACCAGCCAGTCGTGGAG includes these proteins:
- a CDS encoding RNA-binding S4 domain-containing protein — encoded protein: MPEPVDVPITDDVIKLGQFLKLANLIDSGSEAKPLLAAGMVRVNGDVETRRGRQLQAGDVVTVAAQSARVASGDVPDNLPW
- a CDS encoding DUF445 domain-containing protein; translated protein: MTVPTLPTDPLVGDATDAERRSALRRMRTVAVSLLLFAAAVYVATLDQDGFWGFVNAGAEASMVGAIADWFAVTALFKHPLGLPIPHTALIPKRKDDLGRGLEQFVGENFLQEDIIRERILAVGISQRVANWLVVPANAKRVVEEAADLAAIALSKVRPDHIESLVNDALTPRFREEPVAPLLGGLLQEALADDLHHGLVDLALTELHDWLVANPETVHEVIGERAPWWAPESVNNYVINRLHLEMVRWLSEIRSQPEHRARRALDSMLHQLATDLLTDPSTQERAERLKERVLDHPAVIRTAIALWTALREALVKSLDDPSGAVYQRLLLEVDVFATRLGNDAELRNRLDQAGADLAVFAVDRYGSEVTAVITHTIERWDGKEASRRIELHVGRDLQFIRINGTIVGGLVGVIIHAASLTVH